A window of Pseudoliparis swirei isolate HS2019 ecotype Mariana Trench chromosome 13, NWPU_hadal_v1, whole genome shotgun sequence genomic DNA:
aaactagagactctaatgtacttgtcttcttgctgagttgtgcaccggggcctcccacttctccttctgctctggttagagcctgtttgtgctgttctctgaagagagtagtacacaccgctgcaggaaattttcagtttctttgcaatttctcgcatggaatagccttcatttctaagaacaagaatagactggcgagtttcacaggaaactttttttctggccattttgagagtcttatcgaacccacaaatgtgatgctccagataatcaactagctcaaaggaaggccagttttatagcttctctcatcagcaaaacagttttcagctgtgctaacataattgcacaagagttttcaagggttttctaatcatccattagtcttctaaggcgattagcaaacacaatgtaccattagaacactggagtgatagttgctggaaatgggcctctatacacctatggagatatttcattagaaaccagacgtttccacctagaatagtcatttaccacattaacaatgtatagagtgtatttctgattgatttaatgttatcttcattgaaaaaaacagtgcttttctttgaaaaataaggacatttctaagtgatcccaaacttttgaatggtagtgtacgtATAGGTCGActgatacatacatatatatacacatacacacacagacagttgtGCATTTTTGTACTGCAATGATGCCTTCAAAGACCTGTTTAAAACATAACGCCACTTGTTCCTCATGTTGGATTCTGAGCTCGAGCTCATGATGTGGAAACGGGAGCCAACAGAATAAGTCATCCAAGGTTTTGACAGCAGCCACCGAGCTGCTTCATCCCAGAGGATGGTTTAAGATACAGAGAGTATGACCTCTATAATATCGCTGTTTGGAATGAAAACAAACTGGAGCTAATAAAAGTTTAATTGAGGACAACATATTTATGaattcattcaattaaattcagtttatttgtatagcccaatttcacaaattactaatttgtctcggagtgctttacaatctgtacacatagacatccctgccccaaaacctcacatcggaccaggaaaaactcccaaataacccttcagggggaaaaaaagggaagaaaccttcaggagagcaacagaggaggatccctctccaggatggacaggtgcaatagatgtcatgtgtacagaaggacagatttagagtttaaatacattcaatgaatgtgacagagtgtatgaatagttcatagtaggcatattccacgatggagacctccacgatccatctaggccgtaaggtgaacactgttttcgtttcaacccgctccacagtcgcgcatctacacaatcgttagctcataaaaaagaacgagttgtgctaacctaccaaaaaaaagttcGTCGCTTTATTTGCCGTCGATTCTCGATGAgactatgttttatgccgaactagtttcttcagagcgtaatagtatcttggtcacgaggggtggcacggttcgacacgtgatcggtctacaccaatgagggagctgctttttgtcaacagaatggcaagatggcggcTCCCATGGTTGGATTCAACGTTACCGATAAAGAGAAAAAGACCCTTAAAAGTGGGCTAAATGGTTCTAAATAGTGCTGTATACATAGCCGCGTCCAATAAGAACAATGAGGCAAATATATGATCATGTTATGCTTATGTTAAGTCATTTAGATCAAGTTTGACATACCTGGGAATACACCTTACTGACGATCTAACATGGACTGTGAACACCCAGCACACACTGAAGAAATCAAGGcaaagactgtacttcctacctcagtaggaagtacagtctttgGCAGTAAAAGTAGGACATACAGTCTTTTGGCAGTAAAAGGCAGTAATTGTACTTATACCAATGACCATTTGTTCGTTCGTTCATTCATTcttccacaaatgaaaacaacactgatgaacaaaagaaacaatctttatgaaaaatatgacatatataaaactgtacaaaactacaaaagaaaTAACATATGAAGGACGCTCAGTCCTCACTGTCAGTGTCAGGACAGTTGTCTTCCAGTTGCTCGGTGTCTGGTGTTGGCACAATTACAGCAACGACAGAAGTCTGTGCAACACAATCCTGcagaaaaacaggaacatcTTCCTGTCTCACAGGCACCTTTGCAGCTGCAGTGTATGACATGCAAAACACTGTCAGGGGCCGGATTTCTGGTCATCCAGGTGATGTGCAAGGTCCCATCCTCTATTTGCCAACTATATCCAGCAGGTGATGGAgcacttattttttgtttgcgacAGGACCTCATTATTGCAGCCTGGTAGTTTGCCCTTTTGCAGTGCTGTTGGAGGGCATCAGTAGTTGGGGGAATGCATATTTCTGGCAAGGCTGATGATGCCATCCAGAAAGCCTTGTACCTAGCTTCATTTACATTATCGGCAGCTGGCTGATCATATAAGTGGCACACATACTGGCAAAGAAGTGCAAATGTTGACTGCtccaagtaataataataataataatcatttattttatatagcgcttctcaagtcactcaaagacgctttacagtccagagtccagtagtcatacacacacacaggcataccggtggtggagctacatcagtagccacagctgccctggggcagactgacggaagcgtggcagccaatcagcgcctacggcccctccgaccaccaccaacattcattcacatccatacgaaccggggtgaggctgcgtgcatgtctttatgatggtgggggaaaccggaggacccggagtaaacccacgcagacacgaggagaacatgcaaactccacacagaaaggacctggaacgaccgggattcgaacccagggccttcttgctgcgAGGCGACAGTGcgaaccactgagccaccgtgagtacctaaacttttaaaagcctttaggtactcacctttctcacatgcaacagaaaatttcttttttttccctttgccaTAAAAGGCACTTGTGGAGTCAC
This region includes:
- the LOC130203290 gene encoding uncharacterized protein LOC130203290 isoform X2 — protein: MGQLRKAFIELGKANEGLDASNYRQDMLKKRLARDFPQLVFHIPTKRNICELVFAETLSTIDITKVSSALGTSVCSALIGIHTFSGCDSTSAFYGKGKKKKFSVACEKGEYLKAFKSLGTHGGSVVRTVASQQEGPGFESRSFQVLSVWSLHVLLVSAWVYSGSSGFPHHHKDMHAASPRFVWM